DNA from Rosa rugosa chromosome 6, drRosRugo1.1, whole genome shotgun sequence:
CATACAAAAACTCCAACAGAGACCAAACCATCCTTTCCATACCCTTCAGCACAGCGAACCCTGACCTcagtcatcatcttcatcttcgaGCACCATCATCCTCATCTTCTTTCTACTCGCACCACTCTGTATTAATGCACTATGAGTTGCTTCATCCCCTGAATCTTCCAAGTCAATGCCAATTTTCTGATGTTCCAAATCCTCTACATTTTTCACAGGTGTAGCATCTAATAGATTACCACTGCCGGTGCTTGTGACTTCAGCTTGTGCAGTGCCATTGGGACTCGCATGATTGAAAGTATCTACATCGTGAATTTTGGCATGTCCCAACCCAGAGGATTGCTCGTTAACATCCCTGAGAAGAAATGTACATTGAGTTAAAAAAGACTGAACAAGAGATGAAAGGAAGGTTATTGAAGCTCTGCTAAGCATAATCATAATCATTCTTTATACAGTTATTAGTGGGTGAAATGAAGGGAACCAAGCACCAATTGTATATTAAGGCTTATTACTGCGACTATTTCGTTAATATATATAACCTTTTTGCACTTAGATTACGACTGGGTACCACCCTCCTTTCCCAGTAGTTCATTTTTCAGCACATGAGAAAGGCCAGACTAAACACTTCCCAGACTTGGGTATAGATATTAAGCATAAAACTTAGAGAAAGTTGAATGAAGCTCAATTACCTGCCAGAAAATACAACAGCTTCTTCAACCTTATTTTCTAAAGCATTTCCTCTTGCTGTTCCCTGAATCGAGATGGCTGTGAGGTTTTGATCCTTTAATttaaaaagggatcccttagctTTCCTGCAACCAAAAggcaaattaataaaaagacaTAGTTGTCCTAACAATAAGAATCATATACTTAATGGCAAAAGAGATTTACTTGAGAACAGAGCTTAGCATTTCATCATCAGACTCCTCTTCTGACACTTCTCTTCTGGTAATCTGTTCTGGTACCTCACTAATTCTGATATTATCCTTTTTGCCCCTAAAAGTTCAAAAAGTATTGTCATACTCGGTAGGTTTCTATGCATCTATACATTGTAAGCGCAGAAAGCAACAATGAatcagagaagagaaagaagttACTACCGTATGTGAAGTATTTAGTAATACTAGGAGAAAATATTCATGGGTGGGGCGTATACACAACCCTATCTCACAAGAACCACATCACATGCACAGCATTGATGAGTAGCTGTGAGAGGGAGCACTCATATGAGTGCTCAAAACTTTTTATGACAATAGTCCAATGGAAGATAATCCAAAGTCCAAAGTAAATGTCCACAAAAATGAGTGGGGATGATTCCTAAAAATTGCAACAGCTTAAAGAATCTCTCGTTGATTAATCACAAGAAAAAATGATATAATAATATGTAAACAGTTTTGTAATGCAAAGTAAAGATTGCCTATATTataagagaaaagagagaataaTAGTTGACTTCAATTAGGCAATTGTCTGCAATGAATGGTTGAAAAGGCAAATCTGAGTTGATCTAAAGACCAAACTGATCGAATGAGTTTTCCTTATGTTGAAAAATTATCTTAGAAGAACAGTAATTATAGTTTGACATGTGCCGGTGCTGTCCAAGCGCCCCAACAATGACAACATAAGCTAGAGAAACTAGTAGCAGTGAAATAAAATCTACTAGTTGAAAACAATATTGGCATACAGACAGGAACAGAAATAACCTGTTCATTAATGATAACAATGTTTCATCATCAGAGGCATTGGCATCGTTTGTGTCAGAATCATTTAGGTCCTGATCCCTCGTCGGCATGTTAGCTCCAGACCTCTTCTTCCGAGGAATGCATAACCCAAGCTGCTTAAGTTTACGAGAAACTTGAGGAGCTGTCAATTTATCATCCCCATCCATTGCATTGGCAATCATGTGGTTGCAACTTTTATGGTCTTTAAACCTGGGTACGTAGATCAAAGAATAATTCTTTTCTTTAGAACTATAAACTAGTATATAATGGACTACagcattggtttttttttttttttcttctcaaaacacCTGTCAAGTGAATGGGGATCATGTTAAAAAATGTCTAGCAAGCAACCAAGTAACACTCACTGATCATAGAGAGATCTAATTCGAGCTTCCTGTTCTTCGCTTAAGCCACGGACTCTTTTTCTTGTGTGCCTATAAAAATTTGAAGTTAAAATTAACCAACAGTACGAGCAGTGCAGCAACAACACAGGACAGAAAGCATGAAGACATGTTCCCAAATGAAAGAGCAAATGAATAACAAAATTTACACAAAAAGATGGCGCCAGTGAGTTCACTACTGCATCTAAAACTTTAGAGTATAGTAAACAGTAATCAAACTGTAATACTCAGAAATTAAAATGTACTTACAAAGGCCGAGTTTTTGATTCATGATGAGTAATAACTGTTTCCTCTACTTCTCCATCTCCATCAGTTTGACTAGGCTCAGCAGAAGCAGATTCCTGTGCATGGCGCAATCTTCTCCTTCGTGCAACTTTGAGTCCAAGCTGTTTAAGCTTGTTGGAAATTTGAGTTGATGAAATTTTCCCATCAGGATCAAGAGCTTCAGCAATTAGGTGACTACAATTGTGGTTCTCCTTGAATCTAAATTGGCCATATTTTTAAGGAAATTCAGTAAGGTGGATGATAAATTAAGTAGGGCTACACTGCTATTGAACTGTATAAGCACAACTCAAAATTCTGGTAAAACACTCATCATAGCCACTACATATGTTTAAGgctcaagaaagaaaaagaaaaagaaataaaaaaaggtTTTTCGTAATAAAAGAGTTGGATCAGAGCAACATACTTCTCATACAGATCCTTAATTTTCATCTCCTGTTCCTCTCCAATAACtagtcttttcttttttagagGACCCCTTCGAGTTTCAGTTTTCATGGACTGGCCCCCGCTGCAATTGCCAAATGCACCAAGGTTTCAATACAAGAAAATCTATCTACCTAAGTACAATATTCTTTTAATAATAGCATGATACTGCTCATTAGGAGTTGTAAGTATGAGGAAGGTACTTGTCATGATTTACCTTTCATCAATCTCATTATCTGAAGTAGATGCAGCATCACCTTTCACTTTTCCAAGATTTTCTTCATTGCTgtagagaaggaaaaaaaaaaggaaaagaaatgagCATATCTTTATTTACTTACAAAAGTTCTCTCTTTCTTTGCCTTCTTATTTTTGGCAACAGGGTAAACCAGTAAAGTAAGATATGAATAAGAAAAATAAACCCTCCACCACTTTCCAGCAAGGCCAGACATTATAACTCATTAACTTGCTTAATAATTTTTACACCGACCAATATTTCCAATTTAGTAGAAAACTGGTAGCATCAAAACATAATGATGACAAAGTGAATATTCTGGTTTTAGAAGCATCTCTTACTTGTTATGTCCAAAGTCGAGCACAACATCAGCTTCATCTTCACCAAGTGCATCTGCTAGACTTCTAGCTGTCCATCCCTTGTCCATTGATCGACCCAtatctccatcctctaaagtATCTCCCCAGTTTCTACTTTCATTCCTCAATTGGCCAAGCTCATGCAATAAATATTCAGCATTAATGTAATGACACTCTTTGCGAGTCTTCCAGAAGAGAATTTCCACAAAAAGTAAGGGTtgatgtttcattttttttagcATTTTCCTGACCAAACTTTTCAAGAAACCAACAATGTTTTCATATTCATTGCAAGGAGATGAATTCTGCTCAGCTAGGATATCATAGAATATAGTGAGGAGTGATAActgcaaaaaaagaaaaaaaaaatagaatagaaTGAGACGGGGAAAGAACTGTAAATGGCTACCAAAATTTGTCTAAAAATGAGTATGTTCAAGTTTGACCTGATACAGCATTGGAGAGAGCTCCAGGTCTTCACTGATCCTTCTCAACATGCATACTATGTAGTGGTTTGTTCTGGTCAAGTTACTCTTATAGAACTTAAGCAACCAACACAATTTCTGGATGATGCTGTTGTTTGAAAAAGCAGAAACCAAACTTGACACCTTAAAATCGACTTCAGTAGTTGCAGCTACTTGCTCATCACCAGAAGAGTCACCTGTACTATAACAAAGATCACCATTTGCATCACCAGAATTTTTGTGATCTAACTGTGCCTGACTGCCCGAGAAGTTTTCTGTCTCCAACAAAGAGTTTTTGCCTTCATCAGGTTGGCCAGGGATGCTGATGTCTTGTTTCTCATTAGGACTTGTGTCTAGGCTTCTTTTCTCAGTTACACTCTTATCTGTTAATTGTTCACCATTGGAGATGTCAGTCTCTTTCTGAGCCATATCATGCTCTCCTGAGAGCTTATTTTCTGTTTCCTTTTCACTCAgttttctcctcttcctccccTTCCTTGACTTCTTAGAAACCTTAACCACAAAAGAAATATAGCTTCAGTAAGGAACTAAGGATACAATAAAAGTTCATACCATATCCTTAAATTGAGTATCAATAATACATAAACCATAAATCATTAAAAAATTTCAGAtgatagaaaaaagaaaagttcaAATGCGGGATATTTAGTAATTTTCAGACATATTACAGAGGACAGATATGATAGTTGGATTACTAAAGACAAAGCATATACATATGCTTTTACAAATATCCGATTTGAAAGACTGTGGCAGACTTTCTGGCTCCAATCAAGGAAATATGAACTGAACATATCTCTATAATAATTATATCTAACCTCACACTTCAAAAATGACATTCAagtaatattaaaaaaaaaaaaaaaaacactcccCATCCAAAATTATCAATGTGACATACCCTCAATGTTCCAGATGCTTGAAGGTTTTCCATGAGCCGTAAAACTTTATAAACCATCTCTACCAGATCTGCAAGATCACTGATAAGGAACACTTGTGAAGATGGCAACAACATTTAGGTCAGAAACTGAAATTAGTTTTAGAAGAAGTTCTCAATCAAGACCAAAATGGATCTTAAATCTTTTCACTAGTCTGTATTTTAACTTTAGTACATTAATGTTAAAGGCGAGTATTGCTTTGATCTTGATGATCAGATCAGACTGATCAGTCAACATGATGCTCTACAGGAAGCTGAATCATCTCCCCTTTTTAAACTGGGATTCCTAAACTAATGCCAAACAAGCAACAACCATGAAAAAAAAGTGTTGTAGTAGATGTGAAAGGAAAATCACCTTCTTGGTTGTTTGTGAGTGTCAAACGATTTCAGCAACCCTAAGAGAAAATGGGTCATTCCCTCCTCAGTCTGATCATAAAATAACTTGTACAGAAGTATGCGAGCTGTTTGAGGCTCCTTGGAGTCTTCTGGCAATAACTTAAGCACCAAATCTAGCATGCGAATCTGCAAGCAAGAAAAGTTGGTTAAGAAGGATATTGCAGGGCATAATTATAGAACAGTTATAGGCCCGCCTGATTTCATGTGTCAATTAATTCCATAGAAGCATTAGAGTGGCAATTTAAAATTTGTCATTCAAATGGACCTCAAACTGCAATTTTTCCTTTTAAAGTTCATTTTGTTTCTCCATCATTACACCAATATCCCTTTAGTAATTGGTACAAGGTAGCAACAGCAGTTTGAAACAAAGGGTCAATTTACTACATCAATGACAAAAAGTTTGCATGCAAAGATTGTTAAACCATGCTTCCCAAATGTTTGGCTTTATGTTATTTCAAGACATTGAGGAAACAAATGTAAGATATTGAAGTTGTTAATCAGGTGAAATGTAATGTAAATTAACAAACATGACTAATTCAATGTGCAGGCACATATAACTTAGGCAACCATAAGTGTTACTGATTGGTGAATTTTAAATATCAAAGCATTCATTTATTAAGCTGACCAAAGAATATGCCTATAACATCAAAGCTAGTGAAAGAGTGTGCCCACCATTTCTTTCATAAGAGAACCAGCTGCAGACAGAAACTTGTAGTCATGTGTTTCCTTCAACCCATCGAATGCATAACGCCACTTTGAAATGACTAGTTGGAACATCGACTCATTCATTGAGGTCGCAATGGGTCCACATATATCACCTCTAAAGAATGTTCTATCAGCCTCTTTACCGGCGGGAACTTCAATTGTGCCTGCTTCAGCTCTCAGGCTTGGCTGTTGCAGCATAGAAGATACAGGTGAAAAATTAAAATGGCTGTCACATTTTCATCTTTATTATGCTATATGTTCTTGCTAAAATTAAAATACAAGCATTTATAAATAGATAAGAACCTTGGGAGTATCCCCATAAAATGGAAGGAGTTTGAAAATCCTTTTGTTGGTTACAATAAACCCCATTTTTCAGTCAAGACCATTGGAGAATATTGTGCACTCATGACAACCAATAAGGCAAAGACAGTGGCCATTTAGAAATAACCTAAAAAAATCATCTTAGATATCATATCTCACCTTAGAAATTGAATGCCTGTGATATTGGAAAGAAGTAACAAACTGTGCAACCTGAAAGAAGACAATGACATCACTCTTCTGGATTGAGTGGTGCTCCTTTTCAATAGCCTGACGAATTGACTGCATTAAAACTGATACACATGTGGATAAATTAGTCAAAATACAATAGCATGACAATAGATCTAGACTAAGTAACAAAAGCATGTAATAGAACCCAAATTTAAGAAAGACGTACCATTGTAACCCCCTGATAAAAACTGGTTAACAAAATCATGAAGCAATTCCAAAATCTTATCCTCTGTTGAAGGTAATATCCCATGATCCCAAGCAATCTTTTTTATTGGACCTCGACGATTTTGTGATTTCTGTAGGGTATTACAAGAAGCAGAAGTAGGTCTTCCCTTGACAACTTCCTTAGAACCATCCTGCCAAGGCATAGCTGGCATTAAAGAAGAATATAATAAAAACTCTAGCTTAACATCAGCCCTTAGTGAAAATACCTACCATGGTAAGCCGAATAAATGTCCCACCAAAATTGGAATGACGACTAACTTTTagtctctttttctctttctcttcctccatAATAGACTTGAGACTATTTACAGAATCTATAGTATCTTCTTCCACCTAGTAAGACAGGTCATAACTAGAATATCAGAAAACAGCAATTACCTATTGGCTATTGCATAACTAGTTAGGaatataaagaaagaaaaggaaaaatgttAATTCAATTTGCACTTGTTACACTATTTTAATTAacaacgaagaaaaaaaaacttggttCTTGTGGCTCTATGTCACACATCAAacctttttaagaaagaaaaattaatcaTATCACCTTTATTTACGCTTTCGATGCTAGCTACCAAGAAATATACTTGTAAGAAAGATATGAAAGGACACCAACCTTAGCACCTTTTGAATATGCATTTGCAATCAACTCTGGCTCTTGCCCTATAAATGTATGATGGAAAATTTCCAATAGAAGCAAGTTATCATGAGAGAGATAACTACGATGATCACCAATATGCTGTGTTATGGCTAAAACCAAGTCCATCACATTTTCACGAAACAAAAGTTCCAGAAAGCTATCTCTGCGTGATAGAAATTGACTGGCAGTACCCCCAGACTTCTGCTGCAATGAAATGTCTTGAATGGATAAAATGTTTCGGAATAAAGTAAGTACCAGCTGCACCAATTTCCAGTCGTCCTCTGTGAACACATCACTGTGTAGCATAGTATTAGTCACCTTTCCAGTGAACCAATGATACCAAATAAGAAACACGTATAATTTTTCCTCACCTTTCCAGATTTTCTAGTGGACTTTCCAGAAGTGAAACTATAACCGCAACAATGTCACTAGACGTAATTGAAGACTTCAACTCCCATAGAAATTCAATTTGTTGTAAAATGTCATTTGATGTAGGCTCAACTGGCATAGTTAAGAACACCAGAACCTTCACTGcaaattcaaagcaaatgaaTAATTAAACAATGCCATTCGGAAGTTAACTTCACGCAGTAATCACATTACAAGAACTTGCCTGCATTTAAAACCAAGCTACGATCCTCTTGGCAGTGCTCAATAATAGGTATCAAATCCTTAGATACAATATTCCACTTGCATACTTCCTTGAAAACATCCCGGTTCTGCGGATCATCGCGCCTCAAGAATCTCAGCAGATCCTTCAAATTATCTGTCGAACATAATAGAAATCGAAACTTCAGTATTCACCCAACCCAGTCCATTTCCTTGCCAatttgagccaaaatgcagaATAAGCCAAATTACTATCACTCAATCACAGAAATGTAACTCTTAACTATACATAGAGCAACAGATTAACTTCGTAGCGGTAACTAAAACATCAATAGGCACAATCGATTACAGTAAAACTGAAGATCAAATTTCATCTCAGAAAAACAATCCCTAATAATCTGATGCAATCGGCACTTTAATCTAAGAGAACTCCATAGTATTGATAATCGGAGAGTAATCGGGGAGTAATCGGAGAGATCGGTAACGTACCTAAGCAGTACTTGTGCTTCCTGTAACCGATCCGGTTTCCGTCGTCGTCGTCCAGGGCGATTCCGAGGCCGTTGCAGATCACCGATAAGCCTTGCAAATCCATATCTTGTTGGAGATTAGGGTTCAGGGATTTGCGAATAGAGTGAGAGAGATGAGGGATTTAGGGGGAGGCGAttagatctgagagagagagagggtttgGTGTTTAGGGGTACACGTAGTGGCGCCAATATAGATATGAATTTCCCGCGCTCTTCTGGTGGTTTAGGATCTGCTACTGCTGGAGTAGCTTAAGTATTTtgcattttccttttttatttttttccatttattaataaaatcaaaatattgaagaaaattaatttttcatgaaaaaaaaaaaacgtgtgTCTTAACAATTGACAAACATCAATTTTCGACTAAAAATaaagtttttactttttaaaaaatttatagtttaaatttgagaaaatcataTTTACTCATGGATATTCAGAGTCATTTACATTTATTACAATAAGTATGGCTAATTT
Protein-coding regions in this window:
- the LOC133714583 gene encoding uncharacterized protein LOC133714583, coding for MDLQGLSVICNGLGIALDDDDGNRIGYRKHKYCLDNLKDLLRFLRRDDPQNRDVFKEVCKWNIVSKDLIPIIEHCQEDRSLVLNAVKVLVFLTMPVEPTSNDILQQIEFLWELKSSITSSDIVAVIVSLLESPLENLESDVFTEDDWKLVQLVLTLFRNILSIQDISLQQKSGGTASQFLSRRDSFLELLFRENVMDLVLAITQHIGDHRSYLSHDNLLLLEIFHHTFIGQEPELIANAYSKGAKVEEDTIDSVNSLKSIMEEEKEKKRLKVSRHSNFGGTFIRLTMDGSKEVVKGRPTSASCNTLQKSQNRRGPIKKIAWDHGILPSTEDKILELLHDFVNQFLSGGYNVLMQSIRQAIEKEHHSIQKSDVIVFFQVAQFVTSFQYHRHSISKPSLRAEAGTIEVPAGKEADRTFFRGDICGPIATSMNESMFQLVISKWRYAFDGLKETHDYKFLSAAGSLMKEMIRMLDLVLKLLPEDSKEPQTARILLYKLFYDQTEEGMTHFLLGLLKSFDTHKQPRSDLADLVEMVYKVLRLMENLQASGTLRVSKKSRKGRKRRKLSEKETENKLSGEHDMAQKETDISNGEQLTDKSVTEKRSLDTSPNEKQDISIPGQPDEGKNSLLETENFSGSQAQLDHKNSGDANGDLCYSTGDSSGDEQVAATTEVDFKVSSLVSAFSNNSIIQKLCWLLKFYKSNLTRTNHYIVCMLRRISEDLELSPMLYQLSLLTIFYDILAEQNSSPCNEYENIVGFLKSLVRKMLKKMKHQPLLFVEILFWKTRKECHYINAEYLLHELGQLRNESRNWGDTLEDGDMGRSMDKGWTARSLADALGEDEADVVLDFGHNNNEENLGKVKGDAASTSDNEIDESGGQSMKTETRRGPLKKKRLVIGEEQEMKIKDLYEKFKENHNCSHLIAEALDPDGKISSTQISNKLKQLGLKVARRRRLRHAQESASAEPSQTDGDGEVEETVITHHESKTRPLHTRKRVRGLSEEQEARIRSLYDQFKDHKSCNHMIANAMDGDDKLTAPQVSRKLKQLGLCIPRKKRSGANMPTRDQDLNDSDTNDANASDDETLLSLMNRGKKDNIRISEVPEQITRREVSEEESDDEMLSSVLKKAKGSLFKLKDQNLTAISIQGTARGNALENKVEEAVVFSGRDVNEQSSGLGHAKIHDVDTFNHASPNGTAQAEVTSTGSGNLLDATPVKNVEDLEHQKIGIDLEDSGDEATHSALIQSGASRKKMRMMVLEDEDDD